From one Acidobacteriota bacterium genomic stretch:
- a CDS encoding alpha-glucosidase, which yields MTGKNDTPAQPWWRGAVVYQIYPRSYLDTNGDGIGDLPGITRKLDYIAGLGVDAIWISPFFRSPMRDFGYDVSDYCDVDPIFGTLADFDLLLAEAHRLGLKVIVDQVYAHTSDDHDWFARSRASRDNPYADWYVWRDAKPDGTPPNNWQSVFGGAAWTWDARRQQYYMHNFLSSQPQLNVHNPAVQDALVAVAKFWLDKGVDGFRLDAINFAMFDPDFRDNPPWPAERRTITRPFDLQHHVHNQSHPDIPVFMERIRSLADTYGAIFTVAEVPGPDPLPEMRAFTVGDKRLSSAYSFDFLYAQSLSPRRVKASQSNWAGPFSEGWASWAFSNHDAPRCISRWCPPGGDLSAFAKLTNALLLCLRGNPILYQGEELGLPQAEVAFEDLQDPEAIANWPRTLGRDGARTPMPWSKDNTFAGFSEHKPWLPVGAGHAERAAAVQEADAGSVLNFTRAALALRRGSAALQLGEISFPDVPAPLLAIRRERAGETVLCLFNLGSDAATVPADLLSGFTGNLASGTGLSAPAGLPGFGVWIGTS from the coding sequence GTGACCGGCAAGAATGACACTCCAGCGCAGCCTTGGTGGCGGGGCGCCGTCGTCTACCAGATCTACCCGCGCTCCTATCTCGACACCAACGGCGACGGGATCGGCGACCTGCCGGGCATCACCCGCAAGTTGGACTACATTGCCGGGCTAGGCGTCGACGCAATCTGGATTTCGCCCTTCTTCCGCTCCCCGATGCGCGATTTCGGTTATGACGTGTCAGACTATTGCGACGTCGATCCGATCTTCGGCACGCTTGCGGACTTCGATTTGCTGCTGGCCGAAGCCCACCGGCTGGGCCTGAAGGTCATCGTCGACCAGGTCTATGCCCACACCTCCGATGACCATGACTGGTTCGCCCGGAGCCGCGCCTCGCGCGACAATCCGTATGCGGACTGGTACGTGTGGCGGGACGCGAAGCCTGACGGCACCCCGCCGAACAACTGGCAGTCGGTCTTCGGGGGCGCAGCCTGGACCTGGGATGCGCGCCGCCAGCAATATTACATGCACAATTTCCTCTCGAGCCAGCCGCAGCTCAACGTGCACAATCCGGCCGTGCAGGACGCGCTCGTCGCGGTGGCAAAGTTCTGGCTCGACAAGGGCGTCGACGGTTTCCGGCTCGATGCCATCAACTTCGCGATGTTCGATCCGGACTTCCGGGACAACCCGCCCTGGCCGGCGGAGCGGCGCACGATCACCCGGCCGTTCGACCTGCAGCACCATGTCCATAACCAGTCGCACCCGGACATTCCGGTCTTCATGGAGCGCATCCGGTCGCTCGCCGATACCTATGGCGCCATCTTCACCGTCGCAGAAGTGCCCGGGCCTGATCCGCTGCCGGAAATGCGCGCGTTCACGGTCGGCGACAAGCGCCTGAGCTCGGCCTACAGCTTCGATTTCCTGTATGCCCAGTCCCTCTCGCCGCGCCGGGTCAAGGCCTCGCAATCGAACTGGGCCGGCCCGTTCAGCGAAGGCTGGGCCTCGTGGGCTTTCTCGAACCACGACGCGCCGCGCTGCATCAGTCGTTGGTGTCCGCCGGGCGGAGACCTCTCAGCCTTCGCAAAGCTGACCAACGCGCTGCTGCTCTGCCTGCGCGGGAACCCGATCCTTTACCAGGGCGAGGAACTCGGCCTACCGCAAGCCGAGGTGGCGTTCGAGGATCTTCAGGATCCGGAAGCCATCGCCAACTGGCCGCGCACGCTCGGCCGCGACGGTGCCCGCACCCCGATGCCCTGGTCGAAGGACAATACCTTCGCCGGCTTTTCCGAGCACAAGCCGTGGTTGCCTGTCGGCGCGGGTCATGCCGAACGCGCCGCCGCGGTGCAGGAGGCCGATGCCGGGTCGGTCCTGAATTTCACCCGGGCAGCGCTGGCCCTTCGCCGCGGATCGGCGGCTTTGCAGCTGGGCGAGATCAGCTTTCCCGACGTGCCGGCGCCGCTGCTCGCCATCCGGCGTGAACGGGCGGGCGAGACTGTGCTTTGCCTGTTCAACCTCGGGTCCGACGCGGCGACCGTACCTGCAGACTTGCTGAGCGGGTTCACCGGCAATCTCGCCTCCGGTACCGGGCTCAGCGCACCGGCGGGATTGCCGGGATTCGGGGTGTGGATCGGAACTTCCTGA
- a CDS encoding LacI family DNA-binding transcriptional regulator → MSSRTRLEDLASIAGVSIATVSRALNNSPAVNDETKRRVWKIAREQNYHFRPSMPALLSGAEATIAVVIPALQGRQTRMSAPFFQELIAGIAEAARASNCDLLISHLDLESQDDLAGLMTANRADGVIFLGQTLLHDRLNELASTDHRFVVWGAELPGQKYCSVGSDNVRGGARATSHLINLGRKRIVFLGDTAPFEVQQRFDGYADAHRRAGLEIDPALLVPARFEISYAEAAVDGLLARGTAFDGIFSAGDLIALGAIRSLAKAGRSVPGDVAVVGYDDIQLAAYASPALTTVAQNMEHAGRLMISKLLSAGEFGTPRSERLPTDLIVRESCGLA, encoded by the coding sequence ATGTCCAGCCGCACCCGGCTCGAAGACCTCGCCTCGATCGCGGGGGTCTCCATCGCCACCGTTTCCCGCGCCCTGAACAACAGCCCCGCCGTCAATGACGAGACCAAGCGGCGGGTCTGGAAGATCGCCCGTGAGCAGAATTACCATTTCCGCCCGTCCATGCCGGCCCTCCTGTCGGGCGCCGAAGCCACAATCGCGGTCGTCATTCCGGCGCTGCAGGGTCGCCAGACACGCATGTCGGCACCGTTCTTCCAGGAGCTGATTGCCGGCATCGCCGAAGCCGCGCGGGCCAGCAATTGCGACCTGCTGATCTCGCACCTCGACCTCGAAAGCCAGGACGACCTCGCCGGGCTGATGACGGCCAACCGCGCCGATGGCGTGATCTTCCTCGGGCAGACGCTGCTGCACGACCGCCTGAACGAACTCGCCTCGACCGACCACCGCTTCGTGGTCTGGGGCGCCGAACTGCCCGGCCAGAAGTATTGCTCGGTCGGCTCCGACAATGTGCGTGGCGGGGCGCGCGCGACCTCTCACCTGATCAACCTTGGCCGCAAGCGGATCGTGTTCCTTGGCGACACCGCTCCCTTCGAAGTGCAGCAACGGTTCGACGGGTATGCCGACGCCCATCGCCGCGCCGGGCTCGAGATCGACCCTGCCCTGCTCGTGCCGGCCCGTTTCGAGATCAGCTACGCCGAAGCAGCCGTCGATGGCCTGCTTGCCCGGGGCACAGCGTTCGACGGCATCTTTTCCGCCGGTGACCTCATCGCGCTCGGCGCGATCCGCAGCCTCGCGAAGGCGGGACGGTCGGTGCCGGGTGACGTTGCCGTGGTCGGCTATGACGACATCCAGCTCGCCGCCTATGCCTCTCCGGCGCTGACCACGGTCGCCCAGAACATGGAACATGCCGGACGGCTGATGATCTCGAAGCTGCTGTCAGCGGGCGAGTTCGGCACGCCCCGGTCCGAGCGTCTGCCAACCGACCTGATCGTGCGTGAGTCCTGCGGCCTCGCCTGA